The Oncorhynchus kisutch isolate 150728-3 unplaced genomic scaffold, Okis_V2 Okis05a-Okis16b_hom, whole genome shotgun sequence genome contains the following window.
tcacagattactgcacctgtacatagcccatctataatttagcccaaaaaactacctcttcccctactgtatttatttattttgctcctttgcaccccattatttttatttctactttgcacattcttccactgcaaatctaccattccagtgttttacttgctatattgtatttactttgccacgaTGGCCTttcttttgcctttacctcccttatctcacctcatttgctcacatcgtatatagacttgtttctactgtattattgactgtatgtttgttttactccatgtgtaactctgtgttgttgtatgtgtcgaactgctttgttttatcttggccaggtcgcaattgtaaatgagaacttgttctcaacttgcctacctggttaaataaaggtgaaataaaaataaaaaaagtcatTATGGTTATAATTATAATGCTTTAGGACTATTGGTGTACTGAATTAAGAGACTTAATGAGTCTTTATGTGTCTATAACTATGCTTATACTGCATTATTAACCTATCATTATGAGTACATATATAATGCTGTATAATGCATCATGCATATGGGATTCATAGAAAGTGTTACAGTATATAGGAGGCCTTTGGTTTACAGTTTATGACAGTGACTTTCACTACACTATACCGTTTATACAGTGACTTTCACTACATTCATAATGTCATTTATCTGTACATATTTGTATATCTGTATAGTGGAAGATAAATTAAATAATGAATGCAGTGTATTGAAATATATAGGGTTaacccagccaccccagtcagactgttctctctcctaccacatggcaagcgctTGCCATGTGCTTGCCAtgtgcttgccatgtggtaggagagagaacagtctgactcgGGTGGCTggtttttttacgctgctgctactctctgtttatcatatatgcatagtcactttaactatacatttatgcacatactacctcaatgcagatagtccgggtagccaatgtgcgggggcaccggttattcGGGCTAATTGGGTCCCGCCACACATACATGTACATTcaacctcaatcagcccgactaaccggtgcctgtatatagcctcgctactgttattttttatttattgacttatctattgttcacttattactttttttaaacttaaaaatggcactgttggttagagcctgtcagtaagcatttcactgtaaggtctactacacctgttgtattcggcgcacgtcacaaataaactttgatttgatttgaaagcacTTCATCAATTAAAATAAAAAGCGGGCTAATGCAGTATATCATGCATAAAACTGATATAACTCACCTTTAGGGAGGACTATTAGCTGAATAAACAGGTAGTTGTGGAGTGCAGGAGCCATGGTGAAAATGATTTTCCCTCCTGATTTGAATGGACCTATCACATACGGACCCTCCTACACTGAAAGTGAAAGTAAACTCTTGCTGGTGTATCACCGGTTTTAGTTGAGAAGGTGAATTAGTTGAACTCTTCTTAAAACAGATAGGAGCTGACATATTACCCACATAGCCAAGGGAGTCTGGTGCAGCGCTATTAAACAACCTAGTCCTGATTGTGATGTTACTGTAAACTGAGCTATAAACAAAGTAGCCCTGATTTGAAATGGGGATGTTACTGTAAACTGAGCTATAAACAAAGTAGCCCTGATTTGAAATGGGGATGTTACTGTAAACTGAGCTATAAACAAAGTAGCCCTGATTTGAAATGGGGATGTTACTGTAAACTGAGCTATAAACAAAGTAGCCCTGATTTGAAATGGGGATGTTACTGTAAAACAAGGTGACGGGGAGCACATAATACATTTAAAGAACGATTTTGAATCTTAAACAATATAAAACATACAGATCAAGCGAGAATAATATCCTGATTTATTAACAGTGTCAAATCAAGTGTTGTCAAGCACAACATTCATGatcaaaataaatacaaacaggAACTAAAACGTGATACAATTAAATCTAGTGAACAAGGTACAGTATATCAAACTATCAAAGTGCAAAACATTGTTATCATCATTATATGTTCAGGGCTCAAATACATTCATACATTGATAGAGGAGGTAAAACATCCCTGTATCACTAGAGGTACCGTATGTAATAATAACAGCATAAACCTCACATTGCACTTGTGTCAATCATGTTTAAATGGATTCAAGTTCCATTAAATAGAAGGACAACATATACAAATATATTCTCCCCTGTCTTCTTCCTGGTGTGTCATAAGTCAATTGTAGGTGGTCATGTGTTCTAATATAATATATTTCCTCACTGACAAACCTCATCTCAAAACTAAAGTGCAATTTCAAAACAAAAAACAGTATTAGTGACATTATGTAATGTATGGTGCAGGTATAAATTAGCTTATGACTGGGGAAGAAATATGACTCTGACATCTCAAAAAGGTTCAATATATCTAGTACACAGTGCATCTGCCTGTCTCATTAGAAATGTTTGTCATAACCACATCCTTCTAAACGTAGGAGCTGGGCTAATAACGAATACTAATGAAGAACAGGAAGGCCTGCACACTGTTCATGCTCCCAAGACTCCCAGACAGTCTCATAGATGAATATTAGTACTGTATCTTGCTAGTCGCCATGCATTTAATATGATCTTTGTCATACAATTAGAATATACTGTAATATTCTACAGATGGATTAGTAGTCTGGTTGAGACGTGTTAGTGGATCTCATCTCTTGAGGAACTGGGCTCTTCTGCAACTGGACTCTAACATTTACAATCTCTGTTTCAAGCACTACCAGGATGATCCAATAAGGTTGTACTAATACATTTAGAATGTACTGGATATTGTTGTGGTCCTGAAAGACATGAACCCCAATGATACTGATCAGAGTCAGATCATGTTGTAGTAGTGTACTGATATAACGGCTTTGTGGGTATTTACAGTTACATATTCTCCAGGGAGGACATTTGATACTGAAAAGCAATTCAATGTTTTCTAATCTATTACCTACAGTAAGTACAAACACTGTCTACTTGTTTCAGGGTCATCATTTTGAGGGTTGAGTGTTGATGGTTCTTCCTGTTCTCTGTCATTGGCTGTGGGATTTGGGCTAAAGATTGTCAAACTTACAAAAACAATGTCAAAGTAATACAGTATTTTCTCTCTGTCATCTGAACAGTAAAACTTACCTTCTTGTTGTATTTCTCAGTTTGCACCACAGTACCACAGCAGCTCCACAGCACACAGCAATGAAACACAGTGAACTCATCACGGCACCAATCCCTGTTGGGTTACATGTGAAAGATGACAAGATGAGAATGGAACAATTCACAGATAAGAGTGTCAGAGATTAGTTGTGGTCAATAGATTAATGACTGACCACTGATCCTGTCACCATCAGTGACCTCAGGTACACCTAGCACAGAACATACAGAGACAGTGCTTCAGAATGACACCAGCATGTTGATTGTTACTGTAGGCATGTACAGAACCATTTCTCACCAGGAAATGAAGCATGACTTCTAGCTGGAATAACCATGGATACGTTCTTGGTGACACCTCCAGAGAACAGTGACACCATACAGCCAACACTGGTGTCTTTGTCAGGTAGACTGAATGCTGCCAGCGTAGAAGTTATGGTGACCGTGACAGATCCATTGAGATGGGTGACATTGGCCATTGTGGAATTTTCTAGAATGTCTGTGTCTTCCCAGGTTACTATAGGAACAGGCCGTCCAgtagcagaacaggacagagtgGTGTGACTGTTGTTGGTTTGTGTGATGAGGAGTGAGGGTCCATACAGCTCTATAGAACAACAATAAACACAGTTCACAGTGAGACCACAATGATTCCATTGAAATGatttactaaatgattccatttTGATAAATGGTTTCAAGACATTGGATGTATGAGCTGATAAAATGGCTGCTTGAAGTTCTGAAGAAGTTGTTCTGGGTCAGTCATTTACCGTACATTATGTTATCAGATTTTACCATTAATTTGGAGGCAGGTGGTTCCACTGATAGGTCCATCTGGAAAGGTGTTAAACAGACACTTGTAGCAGGACTCGTCTCCTCTTGACACTCCTCTGATGATGATAGAGCAGTTCTGCAGTCCCTCGTCTTCAAACTCCACGTTCCTCTGAAAAGGTAGGTTGACATCAGGACCTTGTTTGCTGTAAGTGGCCACATTTTCATTTGCCTCAGCTGTCACTTTTTGCCAGGTGACTTGCCGCACATCTTTGGCTTTCATGAGTTCACAGTTTAAGACTGCATCTTCTCCCAGTGTTGCTGTGACAACCTGCTGTGTTCTCACCAACTGAGAGAGCCCTGCATGAAGACAGTTACACACTACTTAGTACATtacaatctctctcacacacacacacacacacacacacacacacacacacacacacacacacacacacacacacacacacacacacacacacacacacacacactcagttggtagagcatggtgtgtggtgggtttgattcccatattataaaaaaaatgtaagtctCTTGGAGAAAAGCGTCAGCTAAAAGCCatatttttaatatatatatatttatatattttgtcgCACTGGGCTTTGCCTTTTTCTGACTATTTATGTAACAATACAATGTGCAGGAGGGCCAAATTGCCAATTGTGTTgcgtagtgtagtgtattgtagtgctGTTTTGTGTAGCGTTGCGTTGCGATGCGTATCGTTGTGTTATGCAACTGTTAGAATAAAGAAGAGTGAGACAGAATGAAACAtgtttgtgatgtcatcatgaaaTGTGTAGAAAGTTTCACTTTACTGAAAGCAGACAATCACTTTATTATGAGGCATTTCATCACTTCACCTAAAGCAGTCAAAGATGACTTTATACTGCAGccatactcaactggtggaccgCGGTCCGGAACCACACCTAGAACAGGGTCAATACGGACTGCGGTACGGAACCACACCTAGATCAGGGTCAATACGGACCACGGTCTGGAACCACACCTAGAATGGTGTCAATACGGACCGTGGTCTGGAACCACACCTAGAATGGTGTCAATACGGACCGCGGTCTGGAACCACACCTAGAACAGGGTCAATACGGACCGGAGTTCCGAGATCTTTTTAGGAACTCAGTCATGCTTTCAACTTAGTGCTGTTGATTGCTGCAATAGCAGAATcaacaaggtgcaatttcaaaatgtttGTAGTGCAAGGACAGTTTTCCTCTTATGTCATTCCCTGACAGAGCTCTTTCTAACCTGTCAGAAATATCCAGTTGATCAACTACTAGCCCAAGTCAGATAGATCGGTAAGTTAGGCTAACCAGCTATCTACATCTTGTAGTTGTTATGGTCAGATTAAGTAACCAGGGGCCTCGACCCCCAAGGGCCCGACATTTTGTTGAATCACTCAGGTACAGTATCATATGAacacacattagacatggcaaaatgtgtagaattgcaggaaattagcttaaaaACTTCTAAAtgttctctccaccaacaagagggctgtgaacagtttggggtcacatgGGTTGTAGAGGTTGGGGTTTGTTTCTATGCCGATAAATGACAATATCCATCCGGACCTTTGTCACCTCGGAAAGTTGTGTGACTGAACCTTCTGAAATAGTCCCCCTGTTATAGTGGCTAATAAGTATTCTATAACACACCATGAGAAAGATGATGTTCTGCTCattgacaaaaaaacaacattaaaaatgcatcacactgatggtcattataatgatgtatgatccttgaggactgcagtatgggttagtaatgcatcacactgatggtcattataatgctatgatccttgaggactgcagtatgggttagtaatgcatcacactgatggtcattataatgctgtatgatccttgaggactgcagtatgggttagtaatgcatcacactgatggtcattataatgctatgatccttgaggactgcagtatgggttagtaatgcatcacactgatggtcattataatgctgtatgatccttgaggactgcagtatgggttagtaatgcaTCACACTGAGGGTCATTATAATGCTGTATGATCCTtgaggactgcagtatgggttagtaatgcatcacactgatggtcattataatgctgtatgatccttgaggactgcagtatgggttagtaatgcatcacactgatggtcattataatgatgtatgatccttgaggactgcagtatgggttagtaaaatgcatcacactgatggtcattataatgctgtatgatccttgaggactgcagtatgggttagtaatgcatcctactgatggtcattataatgctgtatgatccttgaggactgcagtatgggttagtaatgcaTCACACTGATGGTCATTATAATGATGTATGATCCTTGAGGACAAAGTGACCAGCAGTTATGAAGCACTATGTTGCTGTACATCATAAGTCATTATGGTTAGAATTATAATGCTTTAGGAGTATTGGTGTACTGAATTAAGAGACTTAATGAGTCTTTATGTGTCTATAACTATGCTTATACAGCATTATTAACCTATCATAGTGCATTATGagtacttgattggagtccacctgtggtaaattcaattgattggacatgatttggaaaggcacatacctgtctataaacggtcccacagttgacagtgcatttcagagcaaaaatcaagccatgaggtcgaaggaattctccgtagagctcagagacaggattgtgtcgaggcacagatcctgggaagggttccaaaaaatgtctgcagctttgatgggggcctccatcattcttaaatgggaggagtttggaaccatcaaggctcttcctagagctggctgcccggctaaactaagcaatcaggggagaagggccttggtcagggaggtgacaagaacctgatggtcactctgacagagctccaaagttcctctgtggaaatgggagaacctttcagaaggacaaccatctctgcagcactcttccaatcaggccttcatggtagagtggccagacagaagccactcctcagtaaaagacacatgaaagtccacttggagtttgccaaaaggcatctaaaggactctcagaccatgagaaacaagattctctggtctgatgaactttttggcctgaacaccaagcgtcacttctgaggaaacctggcaccatccctatggtgaagcatggtggtagaagcatcgtgctgtggggatgtttttcagcggcatggactgggagattagtcaggatcgagggaaagatgaatggacaaaagtacagagagatccttgatgaaaacctgctccagagtgctcaggacctcagactcgggcgaaggtttaccttccaacaggacaacgaccctaagcacacagccaagacaatgcaggacaagctttgggacaaatctctgaatgtccttgagtttacccagccagagcccggactcgaATCCGATCAAACATATCTGGtcagacctgaaaacagctgtgcagcgacgctcccaatccagcctgacagagcttgagtggatctgcagagaagaatgggagaaacttcccaaatacaggtgtgccaagcttgtagtgtcatacccaagaagactcaaggctgtaatcgctgccaaaggtgcttcaacaaagtactgtagtatataaatgcaatatttaatttgtatttattttttataaatttgcaaacaattctgaaaatctTTTCTATGCTTTGttattatgcggtattgtgtgtaaattgatgagtgaaaaaactattgaatcaattttagaataaggctgtaacttaacaaaatgtggaaaaagtggagtctgaatactttctggattCCCTGTATACATAATGTAGTGGTGTAGTACTCAGAATGGTCAGCAGGGGGGAGTACAGAACTAGTCTATAATCTAGTCTAGGTACAGTAGGAGGAAGTTATGAATGAAGTGGCTTTTAaactgacagcagtatgggttagtaactgacagcagtatgggttagtaactgacagcagtatgggttagtaactgactacagtatgggttagtaactgacagcagtatgggttagtaactgactgcagtatgggttagtaactgacagcagtatgggttagtaactgactgcagtatgggttagtaactgacagcagtatgggttagtaactgactgcagtatgggttagtaactgacagcagtatgggttagtaactgacagcagtatgggttagtaactgacagcagtatgggttagtaactgacagcagtatgggttagtaactgacagcagtatgggttagtaactgacagcagtatgggttagtaactgacagcagtatgggttagtaactgacagcagtatgggttagtaactgacagcagtataggttagtaactgacagcagtatgggttagtaactgacagcagtatgggttagtaactgactgcagtatgggttagtaactgactgcagtatgggttagtaactgactgcagtatgggttagtaactgactgcagtatgggttagtaactgactgcagtatgggttagtaactgactgcagtatgggttagtaactgactgcagtatgggttagtaactgactgcagtatgggttagtaactgactgcagtatgggttagtaactgacagcagtatgggttagtaactgacagcagtatgggttagtaactgacagcagtatgggttagtaactgacagcagtatgagttagtaactgacagcagtatgggttagtaactgacagcagtatgggttagtaactgactgcagtatgggttagtaactgacagcattgtgggttagtaactgacagcagtatgggttagtaactgactgcagtatgggttagtaactgactacagtatgggttagtaactgacagcagtatgggttagtaactgactgcagtatgggttagtaactgacagcagtatgggttagtaactgacagcagtatgggttagtaactgacagcagtatgggttagtaactgactgcagtatgggttagtaactgacagcagtatgggttagtaactgacagcagtatgggttagtaactgacagcagtatgggttagtaactgacagcagtatgggttagtaactgacagcagtatgggttagtaactgacagcagtatgggttagtaactgacagcagtatgggttagtaactgacagcagtatgggttagtaactgacagcagtatgggttagtaactgacagcagtataggttagtaactgactgcagtatgggttagtaactgacagcagtatgggttagtaactgacagcagtatgggttagtaactgactgcagtatgggttagtaactgacagcagtatgggttagtaactgacagcagtatgggttagtaactgactgcagtatgggttagtaactgactgcagtatgggttagtaactgacagcagtatgggttagtaactgactgcagtatgggttagtaactgactgcagtatgggttagtaactgactgcagtatgggttagtaactgacagcagtatgggttagtaactgactgcagtatgggttagtaactgactgcagtatgggttagtaactgactgcagtatgggttagtaactgacagcagtat
Protein-coding sequences here:
- the LOC109886779 gene encoding OX-2 membrane glycoprotein-like, whose amino-acid sequence is MAPALHNYLFIQLIVLPEGLSQLVRTQQVVTATLGEDAVLNCELMKAKDVRQVTWQKVTAEANENVATYSKQGPDVNLPFQRNVEFEDEGLQNCSIIIRGVSRGDESCYKCLFNTFPDGPISGTTCLQINELYGPSLLITQTNNSHTTLSCSATGRPVPIVTWEDTDILENSTMANVTHLNGSVTVTITSTLAAFSLPDKDTSVGCMVSLFSGGVTKNVSMVIPARSHASFPGVPEVTDGDRISGIGAVMSSLCFIAVCCGAAVVLWCKLRNTTRSQ